One window from the genome of Nicotiana sylvestris chromosome 9, ASM39365v2, whole genome shotgun sequence encodes:
- the LOC138868113 gene encoding beta-carotene isomerase D27, chloroplastic-like: MAFPMPILSLMKMVLPQSKWAREYCAAFTTVFFAWLVGPCEVKESEFKGRKENTVVHIKKCRFLEETNCVGMCTNLCKMPSQLFIKDTLGMPVNMVPNFDDMSCEMIFGQDPPQPDTDPAFVQPCYKLCKLSNKHQRDCNSQVKRKDEEIS; this comes from the exons ATGGCATTCCCTATGCCTATTCTTTCCCTG ATGAAGATGGTACTACCACAATCTAAGTGGGCAAGAGAGTATTGCGCTGCTTTCACCACAGTCTTCTTCGCTTGGCTAGTGGGACCCTGTGAG GTGAAAGAGTCAGAGTTTAAAGGGAGAAAGGAAAACACAGTGGTCCACATAAAAAAATGCAG GTTTCTGGAGGAAACGAATTGTGTGGGGATGTGCACTAACCTATGCAAGATGCCTTCTCAATTGTTCATCAAGGATACATTAGGAATGCCAGTGAACATGGTACCAA ACTTTGATGATATGAGCTGTGAGATGATATTTGGGCAGGATCCTCCTCAACCAGATACAGATCCAGCATTTGTGCAGCCATGCTACAAACTAT GCAAACTTAGCAATAAACACCAAAGGGATTGCAACAGTCAAGTGAAAAGGAAAGATGAGGAGATTTCATAA